In Oligoflexia bacterium, a single window of DNA contains:
- a CDS encoding LOG family protein gives MKKISKRQLDKFYESQYFIHSREARPLRILAEYLGPEEALAKEGVEDTIVFFGSARSIPLKEAKKEQKEFLNKLDKKNPTSLQAQKVHRLEKKVKLAQYYEDAVDLAKRLTQWTQKTHGKKQKYYICSGGGPGMMEAANKGAKQAKGRSIGLNISLPFEPNSNPYISPELNFEFHYFFMRKYWFAYQSKALVIFPGGFGTLDELAELMTLMQTQKIKRKIPVVIYGTEYWNDVMNMNAMADWGTISDKDIDLIHFTDTVEDAYQYLTKVLP, from the coding sequence ATGAAAAAAATATCAAAGCGTCAATTGGACAAGTTTTATGAAAGCCAATATTTTATTCATTCACGGGAAGCACGTCCTCTTAGAATTTTAGCAGAATACTTAGGGCCTGAAGAAGCTTTGGCCAAAGAAGGCGTAGAAGATACCATTGTTTTTTTTGGTTCCGCGCGTTCTATTCCACTTAAAGAAGCAAAAAAAGAGCAAAAAGAGTTTTTAAATAAATTGGACAAAAAAAATCCTACATCCCTACAAGCACAAAAAGTTCATCGCCTAGAAAAAAAAGTGAAGCTTGCCCAATATTATGAAGACGCAGTGGATTTAGCCAAACGTTTAACGCAATGGACACAAAAAACTCACGGCAAAAAACAAAAATATTATATTTGTTCTGGAGGTGGTCCCGGCATGATGGAGGCCGCCAATAAGGGAGCAAAGCAAGCTAAAGGAAGATCCATTGGTTTAAATATTTCTTTGCCTTTTGAACCCAATAGCAATCCTTATATCAGTCCGGAGTTGAATTTTGAGTTTCATTACTTTTTTATGCGTAAATATTGGTTTGCCTATCAATCCAAAGCCTTGGTGATTTTTCCAGGTGGTTTTGGTACCTTGGATGAGTTAGCAGAATTAATGACCTTAATGCAAACTCAAAAGATTAAACGAAAAATTCCTGTGGTTATTTATGGTACAGAATATTGGAATGATGTGATGAATATGAATGCCATGGCTGATTGGGGCACCATCAGTGATAAAGACATAGACTTGATTCACTTTACAGATACGGTAGAAGATGCCTATCAATACTTAACTAAAGTATTGCCTTAA
- a CDS encoding alpha/beta hydrolase, translated as MRYLIFYILILLSLTACFPYQNLIHESSASAKKSPLNQFKHLKFKNRDLSYVYSNPDQHKNILVFVHGSPGSWKSFSYYLNSKKLKENFGLLVFDRPGYGTFIDQGSEKLLGSQAQMLNAILKKEFNLNHSITLIGHSYGGPLIAKMAIELADTLNINTLYFLAASMDPDLEKTKWFQYPAQWKIFKWLIPKPLVHCNEEILHLKQDLLKLKPQLKLLAKKNILVLHGNKDDLVPVENISYMQKHMHISNENITILNKANHFIPWSQSNLIIENLLNLIDKKNI; from the coding sequence ATGCGATACCTCATATTTTATATTTTAATACTATTGTCATTGACGGCTTGTTTTCCCTATCAAAATCTGATTCATGAAAGCTCAGCCTCAGCCAAAAAAAGTCCTTTAAACCAATTTAAACATTTAAAATTTAAAAATAGAGACCTTAGCTATGTTTATTCTAATCCTGACCAACATAAGAATATTTTGGTTTTTGTCCATGGATCACCAGGATCATGGAAAAGTTTTTCTTATTATCTCAATAGCAAAAAACTCAAGGAAAATTTTGGTTTATTGGTCTTTGATCGCCCCGGTTATGGCACCTTTATAGATCAAGGTTCAGAAAAGTTATTGGGCAGTCAAGCACAGATGCTTAATGCCATCTTAAAAAAAGAGTTTAATTTAAATCATTCTATCACATTAATTGGTCATTCTTACGGTGGTCCCTTAATAGCAAAAATGGCTATTGAACTTGCAGACACCCTCAATATCAATACACTTTATTTTTTAGCTGCTTCAATGGACCCTGATTTAGAAAAAACCAAATGGTTTCAGTATCCCGCTCAATGGAAAATTTTTAAATGGCTTATACCCAAACCTTTAGTACACTGTAATGAAGAGATTCTTCACCTTAAGCAGGACTTATTAAAATTAAAGCCTCAACTAAAGTTATTGGCAAAAAAAAATATCTTGGTCTTGCATGGCAATAAAGATGATTTGGTTCCAGTAGAAAATATTTCTTATATGCAAAAACATATGCATATTTCCAATGAAAACATTACAATTTTAAATAAAGCAAATCATTTTATCCCTTGGTCACAGAGCAATCTTATTATTGAGAATTTATTAAACCTGATAGACAAAAAAAATATTTAA
- a CDS encoding cation diffusion facilitator family transporter, with the protein MHMHSRHKSQRVLWLALFLNLFVSALKLIYGLWSSSLSVLADSVHSFADSGASIIGLVSIYFASQPEDDNHHYGHQKFETLAILIISSLITLTAWELFTHAIEKIIHGSEPKFHPIGLAIMLMTMTINILLSRYELRKAKEYNSDILHADAHHTASDFWISFSVLVGLVCVYYKIYWLDSLLTIFIALFLAYTAFKLFKETLLVLSDAAFINIDDIYEIAYSVKGVLKCYNIRTRGKKGSAFVDLSIRVDPKMTIYDAHKLAHIIEDKIKANIPGIYDVLIHTEPHVKEVHT; encoded by the coding sequence ATGCACATGCACTCCCGGCATAAAAGTCAGCGTGTACTTTGGTTGGCATTATTTCTTAATCTTTTTGTATCTGCCTTAAAACTAATATATGGCCTTTGGTCTTCTTCTTTGTCTGTACTGGCTGATAGCGTACACTCTTTTGCTGACAGTGGGGCCAGTATTATTGGACTGGTATCCATCTACTTTGCTTCTCAACCAGAAGACGACAATCACCACTATGGTCATCAAAAATTTGAGACTTTGGCTATCTTAATCATTTCTTCACTGATCACTTTAACTGCTTGGGAATTATTTACCCATGCCATTGAAAAAATCATTCATGGATCAGAACCAAAATTTCACCCAATTGGCCTTGCCATCATGCTTATGACCATGACCATTAATATTTTACTCTCACGTTATGAACTTAGAAAAGCAAAAGAATACAACAGTGACATTCTTCATGCTGATGCTCATCATACTGCCAGTGACTTTTGGATTTCATTTAGTGTTCTTGTTGGCTTGGTATGTGTATACTATAAAATATATTGGCTGGATTCTCTATTAACCATATTCATTGCTTTATTTTTAGCTTATACTGCTTTCAAGCTTTTTAAAGAAACCTTATTGGTTTTATCTGATGCAGCTTTTATCAACATAGACGATATTTATGAGATTGCCTACTCAGTCAAAGGTGTCTTAAAATGTTACAATATTAGAACGCGTGGTAAAAAAGGTAGTGCTTTTGTTGATTTGAGTATTCGTGTAGATCCTAAAATGACCATCTATGATGCGCATAAATTGGCACACATCATTGAAGATAAAATCAAAGCCAACATTCCAGGTATATATGATGTTCTTATTCACACTGAGCCGCATGTTAAAGAAGTGCACACATGA
- a CDS encoding glycosyltransferase, giving the protein MKKISLIFSCFNEEHNPFFIKALKLYSSNKNLELICIDGGSTDKTLSIIEQYPNIIYASLANSSRAARLNLGLQYATGDIIILHHPRSILSLDAFKQLESLKSDTWGGFTHCFDHSGLLYSFTSWYSNHIRLRYKQIVYLDHCIFLHKQFLTYQPLFEDVKIFEDTLLSNKLKQYAKPILLPAISTTSSIRFKKNGLFKQALLNQIAKILFIVGIHPNSIDKLYEKNLSLNSRYQK; this is encoded by the coding sequence ATGAAAAAAATCTCCCTTATTTTTTCTTGTTTCAACGAAGAACATAACCCATTTTTTATAAAAGCCTTAAAGCTTTATAGTTCCAATAAAAATCTTGAATTAATTTGTATTGACGGTGGTAGCACTGACAAAACATTATCTATCATTGAACAATATCCCAATATAATTTATGCGTCTCTTGCAAACAGCTCAAGAGCAGCTCGGCTTAACCTTGGCTTACAATATGCTACAGGTGATATTATTATTTTGCACCACCCACGTTCCATTCTCAGTTTAGATGCTTTTAAACAATTAGAATCTCTCAAATCTGATACGTGGGGCGGATTTACCCACTGTTTTGATCACAGTGGGTTATTGTACAGTTTTACCTCTTGGTACTCTAATCATATTCGTTTACGATATAAGCAAATTGTTTACTTGGATCATTGCATCTTTTTACACAAACAATTTTTAACCTATCAACCCTTGTTTGAAGACGTTAAAATTTTTGAAGACACCTTATTGTCCAATAAACTAAAACAATACGCTAAACCTATTTTATTGCCCGCAATTAGCACAACATCATCCATACGTTTTAAAAAAAATGGTCTATTCAAACAAGCCTTACTAAACCAAATAGCTAAAATATTATTTATTGTTGGGATTCACCCTAACAGTATTGATAAACTTTATGAAAAAAACTTATCCTTAAACTCTCGCTATCAAAAATAA